Sequence from the Deltaproteobacteria bacterium genome:
CGGCGGTACGGTTTCGATCTTCGCGTTTCGCCGCGAAAGCGCACCGCCGGAAAGCAGGACCCACGCGAGGACCAACGAAACCGCAGCGCCCGCCGTCGCAATCGCCAGGTCGCGCCATCGCCAATCCCGCTTGTCGCGCGCCCCAATCCGCGCCTGGTCGCCGATTTCGGACGCCATGACCGGCGTCGTCACACGGGCACGTACGTTTTCGCCGGCCTGATCGACGAGCCGCTCGCGCAGAAATGTCGAGAGCGTCGCCGCGTCAAGCGCGAATCCCGATTCGCGGGCGAATTCCAGAATTTCCCGGTAGAAGTCCTCGGCACTCGGGAAGCGATCGGTCGGATCCGATCGCAGCGCGCGCAACACGATCGCCGCGAGTCGCATGGGAAGATCCGGGCGATGAAGATCCGGCCGCGGCACGCGGGCCGCGGCGACTTTTGCCAGAATCTGACGCGTGTCGCCGCCATCGAAGAGGCGACCGCCGACCAGTATTTCCCAAAGCAGCACGCCGCACGCAAAAATGTCGCTTCGAACCGTGGCCGTCTCGCCGCGCGCCTGTTCGGGCGAAAGGTACGGCGGTTTCCCCTTCACGAGCCCGGCACCCGTCGCCCCACGTCGCAGGGCCGCCCGCGAAATGCCGAAGTCACCGAGCTTCGCTTCGCCGGAAAAGGTCAGCAAAACGTTGGATGGCGAGATGTCGCGGTGCACGAGATCGAGCGGACGTCCCAGCGCGTCGCGGGCGTCGTGCGCGTAACGCAGTCCCTCCAGCACGCGCGCGAGAATCGTACATGCGATGGGAATGGGGATGCGTTCGCCGCGAACGGCCAGCGCGTGCATCAATCCCTCGAGGTCGCCCGCGTCGCACCACTCCATGGCGAGGTACAGCCGCCCGGCCTCCTCGCCAAAGTCGAAGGTGTGGACAATCGCTCCGTGGTCGAGGGAGAGCGCGAGGCGCGCCTCGTCGAAAAACGCCTCGCGAAAGGCGGAGTCCGCGGCAAGTTCCGGGCGAATGGTTTTGAGAACGCACAGTTTCGAAGCGCCGCCGGGCGCTTCCATCCGCGCCAGATGGGCCTCGGCCATGCCGCCTTCTCCGATTTTTTTCAGGAGTGCATACCGTGACAGGCTCATAACATGAGTTTATCATGAGGGATTCGGGTCGTACAGGAACCTTGCCGCCCCGCGGCTGTCCACTTTGCCGAAAACGCTCTTTGACACAGTGCGTCAATTCGGATAGGATCGCGCGACATTTGGAGACCCTCGAATGATCGTGACCGCCAGGAAAGCAGAAATGACGCAGTTCGACGAACTCGTCGCGCGCGGCGTAATCATGGGACCTGACCACTTCGTCCTCGGCGACGGGTATGGAAACCCCGGCCACCACTCAAGCCATTTCATTAGCGCGGCGAAGTTTTACGACGCCCGCGACCTGCTGCAGGACTTTTCGCGTCGTCTCACCGAGCGCGTCGCGCATTGGCGCGTCGAAACCATCGTTTCCCCGGACGATCAGTCTCTTCCGGTGGCCCGATTGCTGGGCCGATTGCTGGCCGGAACCTACCGCGTGCCGGCGGTTCCGTGTTGCTCCATGGAGTCCGACCCGCTTCCCACGGGACCCTTGCGCGCGATGATCCACGACGACGTGGTGAGCCGCGGCCGTCAGGCCACCGAGTTGATGGGACGCCTTCGCGAGCGCGGCGTCGAGATCGTCGGCATCTCGTGCCTGTTCCGCCGGATCGATTCGTCGCTGTTCGGCGATGTGCCGATCGCCGCGGCCCTCGCGGAACCGCTCGTCACCTACCCTGCCGCGATCTGCCCCCTGTGCCGCGCCGGAGTTCCGGTCAACACCGATTTCGGAAAAGGCCGTTTTTTTCAGGCCCAGCAGGACGAGCCGGCCGGTTTCGAGATCTGATTCCCGCGCACCAGAGACCGTGATTTCGCCCTCTCGCGCAAACGGCATCGGGGTTGCATAATTCGGACGGGCGGAAGCGATAAACCCCGAAAACCTCGGGTCCACGCGCTTTTGTGCGTAAGGAGGTTCGCGATGCGTTTCTTCATGCTGAGAACACCGTTACACACGCGGGGAACCGCACTGCATGTCGCCGCGGCGGCGGGGCGCGCGGGCCGGCACGGTTCGGCCTCGGGTTTCACGCTGCTGGAAATCATGGTGGTCGTCATCATCATCGGCACAATCGCCGGTCTGGTCGGCGTCAAAGTGCTCGACCGTCTCGAGCAGGCGCGCGAAGAGTCGGCCAAGGCGCAGATGGCGTCGATCCGCAGCGGCCTCGACCTGTTCAAGATGGACAACGGCTTCTATCCGCCGACGGACATCGGCATTCTCGCGCTCGTGCAGCCAAAGCAGGCGGGTTTCGGCGGCGGCGCGGGCAAGGGCAGCTACCTGAACAGCGATCAGCTCCCGGTCGATCCGTGGGGCATGCCGTACGGCTACATGTCGGATGGATTCTCATACACCGTGTGGTCCGGCGGTCCCGACCGGCAGCCGAACACCCCGGACGACGTGCACCCCTGATCGTGCACGACGCGCGTCCGGCCTCGCACGACGCGGGCCGACGCGGTATCATGTCGAGTCTTTCGAGCCCGGACGAAGGTCCGGGTTCGGACGTTTTTCGGACCTGACCATGACGACGCCGTTCGGCCCGCGCCCCACGCGCTCCCCACGATCTCCGCGATCTCCGCGATCCCGCGGTTTTACGCTGCTGGAGATCATGGTCGTCGTCATCATCATCGCGGCCATGGTCACCATCGTCATTCCCCGATTCGGCGACGTCTTCCAGACCAACGTCAAGGGCGCGCTGCGACGGCTCGGCGGAACCATCAAGTTCTGCTTCCACGAGTCGGTCATCAAGCAGTCGATGATCCGGCTGAACATCGACCCGGTGACCGGGGAATACTGGCCGTCGATTCTCGTCACCTCGGGCAACTACGGCGAATTCGTCGATTACGCCAACGAGGTCTTTTCGGGACGCTCGCAACTGCCCGAGGGACTACGTTTCGCGGATGTCGTCACGCCCCACAACACGCAGAAGATGGACCGCGAGGCGGTCTTCATCAGTTTCTTCCCCACCGGCTACGCCGAGCGCGCGGTCATTCACCTCGTCGACGGCACGCAGCAGTTCTATACGATGGTCATCCAGCCGCTGACCGGCGAGGTGGAGCTGCGCGAGGGGTACGTCGACTTCGTCGATCTCGGTCAGGGAACTGGTCCCTTCGGCAAGGGGGGCTCACCATGATCGGTCGGATGCACCGACGCGGCCGAGCGGGTTTCACGCTCATCGAGGTGCTCGTCTCGATGGCGATCTTGTCGATGGTGCTCGTTGTTCTGCTGCAGAACCACGGCATGTCGATTCGGTTGTCCGAACGCGCGCGCAAATCGTCGATCGCCGCGAACCTCGCCCGCGACCTGATGACCGAGGTCGAACTCGAGGGCTTCCCCGAGATCGGCGTCGAGGAGGGCGATTTCACGCAGACCTACCCGGGCCTGTATCCCGGTTTCGTGTGGCAGCGCGAGGTGAACGAGAGCATTTTTCTCGATTACATCCGCGAGGTCACGGTGCGCGTCAGCTATATGGACGGCGATGAGCCGCGCGTGTTCGAGCTCATGGACATCATCGCCGCCAAAACATCGGAGGATCAGGACCTTGCGTCGGCTACGGCGGGTTCCGGCGGCGCGTCGCCATTCGAGAACGCGCTGATGGGCCAGTACGGCGGAGGTTCCGAATCGGGCGGCACCTCGGGCACCACGTCGGGCGGCGAGGACGAGGAATGACGCACGCGAGCCGCCGGGGATTCACGCTTCTCGAAGTGCTCGTGGCGGTCGCCGTCACGGGCATGGTGCTCGCGATCGTGTATTCGGCGTTCGGCCGCACGATCGAGTCGAAGGAGTACGTCGAGATCGGCAACGAGACCTACCACAAGATCCGCTGGGCGATGGACAAGATCACGATGGACCTCGCTTCGGCCTTCGTCTTCCGCGAGGAGGGCAGCAACACGATCTTTTACGGCGTCTCGCACCTCGTCGGCTCCATGCCGATGGACGAAATTCATTTCACGAGTTTTTCCCATATTCGCTACAACCCCGAGGCGCACGAGTCGGACCAGTGCGAGATCTCGTACAAGGTCGCGTGGATTCCCGACGACCAGCGTTTCCAGCTCTGGCGGCGCGAGGACGCGACCCTCGACGACCAGAACCAGACGGGCGGCGAGGAGCTGCAACTGCTCGACGACGTGCTCGCTTTCAATATCCGCTATTACGACGGCTATGAGTGGCGCGACGACTGGGATTCGCGCCCGCTCGCACTCCTCGCCGAGGCGACCGAGGACGACGGATCGGAAGAGGAAACCCAGGTCGAGCAGACAGAGGAGATGGTGCAGGCCGTGCCGATCGCGGTCGAGGTCACGCTCGCCGTCATGGGACCCGACGGATCGCCCATCGTCTTCACGTCGAAGACCAAGCTCGAAATGTCCACGATCGACCTCAACGCCGAGGACGAGGAAACGGACGATGAAACGGGTGGGGCCGAAAAGACCGACGACGAAGGGTCGGGAGGAACCGGCAAGGCGACCGGCGGGTCGGGACGCAGCACGGGCGGCGGCCTGACGGTGGGGGCGGGATGACCACGCGCGCCGCCGGCGATCGAGTTCCCTTCGCGCGCGGACGTTTTCCACGTTCCGTGGGTCGTGCATCGCGCCGCGGCGTGGCGCTGCTCGTCGTGCTGCTCGTGACGGCGATTCTCACCATCGTCGTCCTCGATTTCGCGCAGTCCACGCGCATCGACTTCTACATCGCGTCGAATATCCAAAACGGCATGCGCGCCTTTTTTCTGGCCAAGAGCGGCGTGCAGGTCGCGTCGGGCGCGCTGCTCAAGGACATCCGGGACAACGACGAAGACCACATCAACGAGGAGTGGAACAACCCGATGTATTCGATGATTCCGCTCTCGGACACGGAGTTCATTTCCGTCGAGATCACGGACGAATCGGGCAAATTCAACCTCAACCACCTCGTCACGGTCGCGGGAACGGTGAACCAGGGGAATCTCGAAGTCTTTCGCCAGCTTCTGATTCTCCTCAACCTCGACGCCAAGGTCGGCGACGCGATCGTGGACTGGATCGACAAGGACTCGGAGGCGCTTGCCGGGGGCGGGGTCGAGGATCAGTTCTACGGCTACAGCGCGATGCAACCCTCGGGGATCGAGGTCAAGAACGGACGGCTCGGCTCGCTGGCGGAACTGCGCATGATCGCGGGCGTGAACGATGAGGTTTACGGCCAGCTCTCTCAGGTGTGCACGATCTACTCCGACCACAAGTTCAACATTAACACCATCGACGAGAAGGTGCTGACGGCGCTGATCCTCTATCTCGATCCCAAGGCGGCCGCCGATGATCTGGTCCAGAAGATCGTGGCGCAGCGCGAGGGCGAGGATACGTATTTCAAGAAAGGCAACCTGCGCCAGCAGTTGCAGGACGCGGGCGTCGATCCGGCGATTTCCGGTCGCCTCGCGCAGCGCGTCGCCACCAAGACCCGCTACTTTTCGGTGGATGTGAGCGCGAACGTCGGTCCGACGGTCAAGACGGTGCACGCCGTCATTGAGCGCGACAAAAAAAAGGTGAAGACGATCTACTTTCGCCCGGGCGAGCTGCTCAAGAATCCGATTCCCTCGACAGGCGGGGCCGGGGCCGCGGGTGCGGCCGGCGCGCTCGGCTCGGCACTCGGCCAGTAGCTCAGCGCGGCCCGCTCACCGCCTCAGCGCGGCCCGCTCACCGCCTCAGCGCGGCCCGCTCACGGTCGCCCACGCGGGCGTCCCCGCCAGAAACTCGGCCACGGCCTTTGCGACGCGCGCGTTCGCGGCCTCGCGCGGGTGGCACTGATCGAAGAACTGGTCCTCGTCCGCGTGCGCGCGAAAGAGCGGCAACAAGTCGAGTGCCGGCCAGCCGTGCTCGGCGGCAAGCTCGGCGACGCGTCGTTGCGGCTCATCGTGGGGCGCGGTCGCCAACACCTGATACTTGACGGGAAAGGTCGTCAGCGCGACCGCGAAGCCGCCGCGCGCCGCGAGATCGCGGATCTCGTCAAACGCCTTCGCAACGGTCTGCCACGTCGCGTCATCCCACGCCGCGCCCCAGTCCACGCGCGCCGCCTCGGCAAATCGCGCGAACACGGCGGGATCGCTGCGCCAGTCGACGGTGTTTTCCATGCGCAGCCAACCGAGCTTCTGATACCCCGACCGCTTCATCCAGCCGCGCAGCTTGGCCGTCTTGTAGACGCCGTCCACGATGGCGCTGTGCCGTCGCCACCAGCCGCGATGGGTTAGCTCGTGCCGGAACCCCCACGGCGGGCGCGCGTCGTTGAGGTAGAACGCGACGAGCACCAAATCGGGCAGAAGACGCATGCCCACGTCGCGCAGAATCGCGACCTCCTCGCGCACGCCGATGCCCGTGACACCCGCGTTGAGCACGCGGATCGTGTGGCCCGGCGCATGCGGTGCGAGTTCCTTCTCCAGCCGCCGCGTCCAGACCTCGTCGTCGTCGAGATAGTCCCCGATTGTGATCGAGTCGCCGAGCACGAGCACGCGGATCTCGCCCGGCGGCTTCGCCTCGGAAATCTCGGGACCGCGCATCCCCCAGGAGTTGGTCACGACGTGCGTCGTGCGTTTCGAAACGGGGTGGTTTTCCAGGACGACATCGACATTGGGCCGCAGTCGCCAGCCGCCCTCGGTCTCGCGCAAAAAGGCGTGGCTCCAGTCGGGCAAGCCGCCCTCTTTCTCCACCACGCGCGGCTGCCGGGCACGCAGCGCGATTTCGAGCGCGACGACGCCGACGAGGAGCGTGACGAGCGAGATGCCGAGGACGCGGACGAGCGATCGCGGACGGTCGCCGCTCATGGGCGTATCCGCGTCAGCCGAAGCTGCCGGTGTACCAGCCGACGAGCTGCGGTCCGACCAGCATGTACACCATCGCGCCGAGCGAGAGGAACGGCCCGAAGGGGATGAGCGTGCGCGCCTCGCGCCGTGTCGCGAGAATCCAGCCGAGACCGACGACGGAGCCCACCGCCGACGCGACGAGCAGCACGACGACGACGCCCTGCCAGCCGAAAAACGCCCCGATCATCGCAAGCAGTTTGACGTCGCCGAAGCCCATGCCCTCGCGTTTGGTGACGAGCAGGTAGCCCTTGGCGATCGCGTAGGGCAGCGCGCCGCCGACCACCGCGCCGATGGCCGCGTCGCGCAGGCTGACGGGCAGCACGAATGACGCGAGGATCCCGAGCGGGATGCCGGGCAGCACGATCTCGTCGGGGATTTCGTAGATGGCGAGATCGACGCCGGTCACCACAAGCAGCGCCGCGTAGATCGCGAAGTAGATGGGTCCGACGACGAGGCCGAAATGCCACACGAGGAGCGCGAGCGCGAGACCCGAGAGCAGTTCGACCGCGGGGTACACCGGGCTGATGCGCTCTCGGCAATGGCGACAACGCGCACCGAGCAGAATCCACGACGCGAGCGGGATGTTGTCGTACCAGACGATGGGCTGCTGGCAGGTCGGGCAGTGCGAGCGCGGCTTCGCGAGGCCGAGGCGCGCTTCGACCATTTTTGACATCATCCCGCGCGCCGTGTCGGGGTCCTCGTCGAGACTTTCGACGATTTCCTTGCGCACCGTCTCGTCGCCCGATTTGTACTGCGACACGAGCGACATGATCGGCATGCGCGCAACACACACGTTGAGAAAGCTGCCGATGGACGTTCCGAACGCGAACGCCGATCCGGTCACGAGCGCGATCACCATCGGATCGGACGCAAGATCGGGTCCGTAGAGCTTGGCGAGCATCTGGGGGAGATTCACGCGAAAAACCCCGGCACCGCCCACGCGATTGCGCCGGCAAGCGCCACGAGCACGCCGATCGGCGCGAGCCACGCGGCGATGTCGGCCTTTTTCCCGGGAAGTCGATGCGCGAGATCGAGCCCCGCGGCGACCATGCCAAGACCCGCGATTGTCAGCACGACGCTCACGGGTTCGCGTCCCCGATGCGCGCAACGACGTAGTCGCCGCCGACGCTGACGCCGGAATAGCGCGCGAGCATTTCGAATTTCGTCGGAGGGTCGTTTTGCGACCAGAGTGCGTAGGTCTCGATGAGTCCCTGATGGTCGATCAGGACATCGACGCCGATGCCGCGCGCGTAGCTCATGAAACGCCCTTCACGCATGGCGGCGATTATAGGGGGGTGCACTACACCGTCAAGGTTGATGACGCGATTCGGCGCGAAGGCACCGAGGATTCCCGCGTTGAATGCGCCGATCATGTCGCCCGCGCCGATGCCCGGCACGCGGCCATCGGCGAGATCTCTCGCGACCTGAAGATAGCTCGACTGCCAGGGGTGAAATCCGTTGCGATAGAAGTCCGGCGAAATCCACGCGAAGGATCCCAGCATGACGACCGCGACCGAAGCGAACGCGATTCCCCGCGCAAGTGACCGCTCCGCGAGCGCGGCGCGCGCCGTGGCGCACCAACGGGCCAGCAGCAGTGCCGCCGCGAGGTTGACGGGGGAGAAGTACCAGTATTTCTGCTGCCGAAAGACAAGGATGTAGAAGGTCCAGATCCCCGCAGCGAAGATCGCGTAGATGATGGGGAACGATCCGGACGCGCGCACTCCCCGAGCGCGCAACACGATGTACGCGACCACGAGGTGCACAAGCGTGATGATCGTGAATCGTTCGTCCGGGCCACCCATTAGGCGCACGCCGTAGTCGCGCGCGCCGTGCACGGCGCAGGCGAACAGGTACGCTGCGCCCCCCTGCCCCGTTGCCGTTTCGATCGCATGTTGGCGCAACATCAGCACGCGGCCCGAGTCCTGCCAGATCGTCCCGAATCGCGCGAGACTCCATTCGAGCCACGGGGCGGCCATCGCGAACGCCACGAGGGCGAATACGAGGAAATGCGTTCCCGTGATTCGAGGCCGGGTCGATACGTCGTCACCCGTCGGTTTCACCGCGCGGCGCACGACGTCGAGGCCGATGAGAAGGACGAGAAGTCCGAGGTCGGTGCGAGCGAGAAACGCGAGCCCGCAGGCCGCACCCGTCGCGACGGCGAGTCGCGCGCGCGGCGCGCGCGTGAACGCATCGTGCGCGGTGAGAGCGAGCAGACCGCAAAAAGCGGCGAGCGGGGCCTCGACGCCCATCAGATCCGTTCCCACGACGAAAGGATTGAACGCGAGAAATGCGGCCGCCAGCGGCGCGGCGATCGGTGCATCCGGAGCGATGCGCCGGGAAGTCCACCAAATGACGAAGGCCATCGTCCCGAACGAGCAAATCGCCGAGACCGCGAGCAGTACACGAAGCACCGCCTCGGGGTCCGGTCCCGCCACCATCTGCGCCGCCACGCTCACCAACATCCAGAGCGGATGAAACCCGTTGGTCGCGGCGACGCCGTCAAAGGTCGGGCCGTGTCCCGCGAGCCAGTTGCGCGCAATCTGCGTGTAGTAGAAAGCATCGTCGGCGACGAAGGTGGCGACGAGCCGGTCGAGGGGTCCCTGAGCGAGCATGAGGCGCCAGAGCGTGCCAGCTGCGGCGATCGCGAGCGCGGCGCGCGTTCCCCATCGACTCGCGCGATCGCCCGCCGTCATCTCGATCAGTTTCCGGCTTCGCGCGCGATGAGCACCGTCCGGCCCTGCGTCCACAGGGCGATGACGGCTTGGCCCGCCTCATCGACGGTGAGGGCGATGGGGCCGCTGCCGCCGGCCTCGGAAACGACGCGCGGCGACGCGTTCAGGTCGCGCAGATCGAAGAGTGCGGCGTTCGTCGCCTCGCGGATCGCGAGCCACGGTGCGCCGTCGTCGCCGACCGTGACGTCATAGGCGAGAGCCTGCGACGTGAAGGCGATCTTGCTCGCCGTCCATCCGGATTCTTTTTTCGTGTAGAGGTAGAGGGCGTCGCTGCCGAGGACCTCGGCGCTGGGCGCGACGACGGCCAGGGGCCTTCCGGGCGGCGCGAGCGCGATGGGCGGATAATCCGCGCCGCTTCTGGCCGGACGGCCCAGCACCGCGCGGGCGAATACGCCGTCCGCGCCGCGCGACCACACCGCGATCTGCCCGTTCCACAGGCCCGCGATCAACGGCTCGCCGGTTGCGGGATCGATCGCCAGACTGGCCGTGCGTGCGCCGGTATCGACGACGACGAAATCTCCCCAGCCCTTTGCGCGCGACCACATCGCGAAACGAACCGCGCCCGAGATGTCGTCGAACACGACACCGGCGGACTCGCCCGAAACCTTCGCGACGCGCGCCCGCGCCGCCGACTTCAGGAAGGCGTCGCCCGCGCCGCCGCTCGCGACCTTGCCCGAACGATCGACCAGCATCCAAACGGGTTTCGCGCTTTCGCATTCTCCACACGACGCACCGACCACGAGCAGACGCTCTTCGTCCAGATACATTGCGTCGAGCACGCCGCCGGGAATGCCGAGATCCTCCGCCCGCAACGTCAGATTTTCATCCAGCGAAATGCGGCGGGAGTTGAACACGACCGTGCGCCCGCGCGTCGCGTCCAGCCCCGCCGCAGGCTCCTCGCTCGCGAGACGCATCGTCCACCGCCATCCTTGCCGGACTACGCTTTCGGCCGGCGGTGGCGTGACGGCCTGCTCCGCGATCGTCGCGGTATCGTGCGAACGACAGGCGGCGAGCCCCGCGAGCGACAATCCGCAAAAGAGGGTGACGATTCTCCGCGCCCAATGCGTTGCATTCATGGAAGGAGTTGTTACGCGAAGTGCGCGAACGCGGCAAGCCGGTCGTGTCGGGAGCAAGTTGTCACCAACGCAGCAAGATCTTTCCGAACTGCCCCGCGGATTCGAGCCGCTCATGTGCCGCGCGGATTTGGGTCACCGGATACTCCCGGTCGATCACGGGCTTCAGATCGCCGCTGTCGAGCAACCGCGCGATCTGGGAGAACTCGCGCATGTTGCCCATCGTCGATCCCAGCACGTTGAGCTGCTTCCAAAAAATGCGCGTCAGATCGGCCGGCGGATTGCCGCCCGCCGTCGCGCCGCAGTTGACGATACGCCCGCCCATGCGCGCGGTCTTGATCGAGACGGGCCACGTCGAACCACCGACCGAGTCGATGACGACGTCCACCCCCGCCTTGCCCGTCGCGGCGAAGACCTCTTTCGCCACGTCCTGCGTCTTGTAGTTGAAACCCCCGAACGCGCCGAGTTCGCGCGCGCGTTCCAGCTTCCAGTCTTCACCCGATGTGACGATCGCCCGCGCACCGACGCGCCGGCAGATTTCGAGCGCGCTCACCGATACGCCACCGCCGATGCCGTGGATCAGCACAAACTCGCCGGGCTTCACGGCGGCGCGCGTCATGAGCATGCGCCACGCGGTCAGGAACGTCAGCGAAAACGCCGCCGCGTCCTCGTAACCCACGTGCGGCGCGATCTTGCGCGCCGACATCGCGCCCACGATCGTGTACTCGCTGAAGAACCCGTCCACGTGTTCGCCGCGCATCTGGAACTTGCTGCATTGGCTCTGTTCGCCCGCCTGGCACTGCGCGCAACGGCCGCAGAACATCATCGGGGTCAGCATCACGCGGTCGCCCGGCGCGAAATCGTCCACCTCGTCGCCGACGTCGGTCACGTCGCCCGCCACATCGCAGCCCATCACGAAGGGCAACGATTGTTTGATCGCCGGCATGCCGTTGCGCACCCAGATGTCCATGTGGTTGAGCGCCATGGCCCGCACGGCGATGCGGATTTCCCCCCGACCCGGTGCGGGGGCGTCCGCGATCTCGTCGATCGTGATGTTCTCGGATCCCCCGTGCGCGTGCAGCCGTAACGCTTTCATCATCGCTCCCCGTCGTTCAATCCACATCGCCGGTGGTCATCGGCGTGCCTTCGAACAGATCCTTGAAAACCGCCTTGATGCGGCCTGCGTCGAAACCCGCGACATCACCACGATCGGCGCCCCAGTCCACGACCTCGATGCTGCGCCCGAGCAGTTCGTTTCCGCCGAGCATCACCGACCACCTCGCGCCGCCGCGATCGGCCCACGCGAGCAACGCATCCGGATCGTCCTCGCCCGCGGCGATGCGGCACTCGACGCCGTCCGCCCGAAAGCGCCGCGCGAGTTGGAATCCGACGCGTCGCCCCTTGCCGTCCGTCGGCAGCCACGCCAGCCACGGGCGCAATCCATCTTCGTCGTCATATGCCTCGCTCGGCGCTTCGACTCCGGAGACTTCGGCGACCATCGACAGCGAACCCGTCGCAGGGTCGGGTTCGACGCGAATCGTGACGCCGGTTCCGTGGTCGCCGGACGCAACGATCTCCATGCGGGCGATTCCCTTCGGCAATCCCGCCGCATTCGCGGCGATCCCACACAGATCCACCTCGTGGTCCTGATGCACGTCGTCGAGGTGGCGGCGCGTCTCGTCGAACTGCTCGAGTTCGCTTTCATCCACGTCGCCATCCGCCGACTCGGGCCGCAGGGGAAAAAGCGTGGCGACGCCGGGCGAACCCGTGGCCGCCAGCGCCAGGTCGGCGCCCATTACCACGAGATCGGCCAGCACCATGGGGTCGTTCGGCGGCCAAACCGATCCCCGGAGGCGCATGGTCGCGGAATCGAATTCGACGCGAACCTTTCGCTGCCCCGGACCAAAATCCGCCAGGTTTTCGCGGGAGAGGTCTGTCGTGAACTCGAAGCCGTAAAGACGAAGAACACGAAGTACGGCGCGGACGGGGTCGGGACTCGGCTCGGGAGGCGACATGCGTGCTCGATTCGATCGTCAACGGGTGAAGCGGGCGGCGCGCTTCGCTCACCTTGCCGGGCGCGTGCCATCGCAACGCACACTTACTCCATCGCCGCGACAGGTGACAAGCCCGTCGCGGTCGGTGCGCCAAATCGTCGCGCCAACGTCCGTCAGGCGACGCAGCGCCTCGGGC
This genomic interval carries:
- a CDS encoding prepilin peptidase — protein: MNLPQMLAKLYGPDLASDPMVIALVTGSAFAFGTSIGSFLNVCVARMPIMSLVSQYKSGDETVRKEIVESLDEDPDTARGMMSKMVEARLGLAKPRSHCPTCQQPIVWYDNIPLASWILLGARCRHCRERISPVYPAVELLSGLALALLVWHFGLVVGPIYFAIYAALLVVTGVDLAIYEIPDEIVLPGIPLGILASFVLPVSLRDAAIGAVVGGALPYAIAKGYLLVTKREGMGFGDVKLLAMIGAFFGWQGVVVVLLVASAVGSVVGLGWILATRREARTLIPFGPFLSLGAMVYMLVGPQLVGWYTGSFG
- the gspK gene encoding type II secretion system minor pseudopilin GspK → MGRASRRGVALLVVLLVTAILTIVVLDFAQSTRIDFYIASNIQNGMRAFFLAKSGVQVASGALLKDIRDNDEDHINEEWNNPMYSMIPLSDTEFISVEITDESGKFNLNHLVTVAGTVNQGNLEVFRQLLILLNLDAKVGDAIVDWIDKDSEALAGGGVEDQFYGYSAMQPSGIEVKNGRLGSLAELRMIAGVNDEVYGQLSQVCTIYSDHKFNINTIDEKVLTALILYLDPKAAADDLVQKIVAQREGEDTYFKKGNLRQQLQDAGVDPAISGRLAQRVATKTRYFSVDVSANVGPTVKTVHAVIERDKKKVKTIYFRPGELLKNPIPSTGGAGAAGAAGALGSALGQ
- a CDS encoding prepilin-type N-terminal cleavage/methylation domain-containing protein, with the translated sequence MTHASRRGFTLLEVLVAVAVTGMVLAIVYSAFGRTIESKEYVEIGNETYHKIRWAMDKITMDLASAFVFREEGSNTIFYGVSHLVGSMPMDEIHFTSFSHIRYNPEAHESDQCEISYKVAWIPDDQRFQLWRREDATLDDQNQTGGEELQLLDDVLAFNIRYYDGYEWRDDWDSRPLALLAEATEDDGSEEETQVEQTEEMVQAVPIAVEVTLAVMGPDGSPIVFTSKTKLEMSTIDLNAEDEETDDETGGAEKTDDEGSGGTGKATGGSGRSTGGGLTVGAG
- the gspG gene encoding type II secretion system major pseudopilin GspG gives rise to the protein MRFFMLRTPLHTRGTALHVAAAAGRAGRHGSASGFTLLEIMVVVIIIGTIAGLVGVKVLDRLEQAREESAKAQMASIRSGLDLFKMDNGFYPPTDIGILALVQPKQAGFGGGAGKGSYLNSDQLPVDPWGMPYGYMSDGFSYTVWSGGPDRQPNTPDDVHP
- a CDS encoding phospholipid carrier-dependent glycosyltransferase is translated as MTAGDRASRWGTRAALAIAAAGTLWRLMLAQGPLDRLVATFVADDAFYYTQIARNWLAGHGPTFDGVAATNGFHPLWMLVSVAAQMVAGPDPEAVLRVLLAVSAICSFGTMAFVIWWTSRRIAPDAPIAAPLAAAFLAFNPFVVGTDLMGVEAPLAAFCGLLALTAHDAFTRAPRARLAVATGAACGLAFLARTDLGLLVLLIGLDVVRRAVKPTGDDVSTRPRITGTHFLVFALVAFAMAAPWLEWSLARFGTIWQDSGRVLMLRQHAIETATGQGGAAYLFACAVHGARDYGVRLMGGPDERFTIITLVHLVVAYIVLRARGVRASGSFPIIYAIFAAGIWTFYILVFRQQKYWYFSPVNLAAALLLARWCATARAALAERSLARGIAFASVAVVMLGSFAWISPDFYRNGFHPWQSSYLQVARDLADGRVPGIGAGDMIGAFNAGILGAFAPNRVINLDGVVHPPIIAAMREGRFMSYARGIGVDVLIDHQGLIETYALWSQNDPPTKFEMLARYSGVSVGGDYVVARIGDANP
- a CDS encoding serine/threonine protein kinase; its protein translation is MAEAHLARMEAPGGASKLCVLKTIRPELAADSAFREAFFDEARLALSLDHGAIVHTFDFGEEAGRLYLAMEWCDAGDLEGLMHALAVRGERIPIPIACTILARVLEGLRYAHDARDALGRPLDLVHRDISPSNVLLTFSGEAKLGDFGISRAALRRGATGAGLVKGKPPYLSPEQARGETATVRSDIFACGVLLWEILVGGRLFDGGDTRQILAKVAAARVPRPDLHRPDLPMRLAAIVLRALRSDPTDRFPSAEDFYREILEFARESGFALDAATLSTFLRERLVDQAGENVRARVTTPVMASEIGDQARIGARDKRDWRWRDLAIATAGAAVSLVLAWVLLSGGALSRRNAKIETVPPPISQVRPGPGATAFNLDADPPGTLVVVGDRPIGFTPVRAAVAVEKRAKLPVRTTFPGRVAVGVNMIFEPGTEKTAKRVKVGLSGVVAGGFDVPSRWGAVDVPAGASLRLPPGLFRVEKNGVVTYERIGPPVSAE
- a CDS encoding prepilin-type N-terminal cleavage/methylation domain-containing protein; translation: MIGRMHRRGRAGFTLIEVLVSMAILSMVLVVLLQNHGMSIRLSERARKSSIAANLARDLMTEVELEGFPEIGVEEGDFTQTYPGLYPGFVWQREVNESIFLDYIREVTVRVSYMDGDEPRVFELMDIIAAKTSEDQDLASATAGSGGASPFENALMGQYGGGSESGGTSGTTSGGEDEE